One part of the Vicia villosa cultivar HV-30 ecotype Madison, WI linkage group LG6, Vvil1.0, whole genome shotgun sequence genome encodes these proteins:
- the LOC131610996 gene encoding uncharacterized protein LOC131610996, which translates to MIDKSWIDKPIKSKEFKDGVVQFLDFAFSNAAINGQILCPCITCGFNHSGNRVEVFTHLLRKGFPSKYTFWNMHGEKEVQPNVQSTVQVDAPPTRQHPMQDMLNDVFGVVFDQGVQDSGASNIPNSEHPMISEDISNEDLNKVKELMEDGNQELYPGCTKYSKLSFIVRLYHIKILCGATDKTFSMIIELLNDVFPHAKLPASFYEAKKMIKRIGLSYNKIHACPNHCMLYWGSLEDEKRDKCKICNTSRWKSDENNSSSNDVMEATKKKQKPAKILRYFPLIPRLQRLYMSSKTAELLKWQAMVANPDGLLRHPRDSKAWKEFDSFYPEFSLDPRNVRLALATDGFNPFGTLSSSNSIWPVMLYLYNYPPWYCMKPTSLIMSMIIPGPKMPGNKIDVYLQPLVAELNQLWIGVDAYDISTKEMFQMRAALFCTISDFPGLDNLSGWNTHTLLACPSCMFDTKSKRLRFGKKNCFMGHRQYLPPDHKYRYNTKSFDGCEEHSLAPLQMSGSDTLRQIEEYLKKAHDEGTSEAGPQQWKKKSIFWNLPYWEHNLIRHCLDMMHIEKNVCDNVLFTVLDDKIRTKDNLSARKDLQVMGIRPSLHPYPNPNSSKFPHSCFKMKNREKDMFLKILKDVVFPDSYASNISRCVDTKKRKISGLKSHDSHILMEHLLPIAFRKSLPREVASVLIELCNYFREISSKVLDVKNIEKLQQRIALTLCHMEMIFPPSFFTVMIHLVIHLGEEAMIAGPVHYRWMYPVERTLGHLKSYVRNKATPEGCIAEGYIMEECLTFCSRYFEDGDIETRFNRPRRNDDDNGVNASSESTILSNIFPALGKPIGAIKIVTLSLLDKIQAHRYVLTNCELVDKFREKCKIEVSRMHRGKRNSSKLVEEYVHKHFHEWFQQYVARNVDPDISTEISWLANGPNDIARRFSGYNIRGFKFRTKRKEQGLRTQNSGVVMSAITKRFSTTGEPIEKSSDDIYYGKLDDIIELDYYGKLRVVLFKCVWVDNRPNKGIKIDKFGISSVNFSRLIHTGVNELDEPFILATDARMVYYVDDPFEEGWSCVCHMKPRDIYDMGDINFIDSEEMIMEDIPFCEQNVENIEELQLVQEGDNEQESNVNMEENVPDGTNIDEDHNGYSDENDNAMLE; encoded by the exons ATGATTGATAAGAGTTGGATCGACAAACCCATAAAATCAAAAGAGTTTAAAGACGGAGTAGTCCAATTTTTGGACTTTGCCTTTTCCAACGCAGCAATCAATGGACAAATATTGTGTCCTTGTATTACATGCGGATTTAATCACTCGGGTAATAGAGTTGAAGTGTTTACTCATCTCCTTCGAAAGGGATTTCCTAGCAAGTACACATTTTGGAACATGCATGGGGAAAAAGAAGTTCAACCCAATGTTCAATCAACAGTCCAAGTAGATGCACCCCCAACTAGACAACATCCCATGCAAGATATGTTAAATGATGTCTTTGGAGTGGTATTTGATCAAGGAGTTCAAGACTCAGGGGCATCAAATATTCCTAATAGCGAGCACCCAATGATTTCAGAGGATATAAGTAATGAAGATTTGAACAAAGTTAAGGAGTTGATGGAAGATGGGAATCAAGAACTCTATCCTGGATGCACAAAATATAGCAAACTATCGTTCATTGTTCGTCTCTACCATATAAAAATTTTATGTGGTGCAACAGATAAAACATTTTCGATGATTATTGAGCTTCTAAATGATGTATTTCCCCATGCTAAACTACCGGCATCTTTCTATGAAGCAAAAAAGATGATCAAGAGGATAGGTTTGAGTTACAATAAGATACATGCTTGTCCAAATCATTGCATGTTGTATTGGGGATCACTAGAGGATGAGAAAAGAGATAAATGTAAAATATGTAATACATCTAGATGGAAGTCAGATGAAAATAATAGTTCTTCAAATGACGTGATGGAAGCTACAAAAAAGAAACAGAAACCGGCAAAAATATTGCGATATTTCCCACTTATTCCAAGGTTGCAGAGGTTGTACATGTCTTCTAAAACTGCAGAGTTATTGAAATGGCAAGCTATGGTGGCAAATCCTGATGGGTTATTAAGGCATCCTAGAGATAGTAAAGCATGGAAAGAGTTTGATTCCTTTTATCCAGAATTCTCTTTAGATCCTCGTAATGTTCGACTCGCATTAGCTACCGATGGTTTCAATCCATTTGGAACTTTAAGTTCTTCTAATAGCATCTGGCCTGTGATGTTGTATCTTTATAACTATCCACCATGGTATTGTATGAAACCCACTTCTCTTATCATGTCAATGATAATCCCTGGACCTAAGATGCCTGGAAACAAAATTGATGTTTACTTGCAGCCTCTAGTTGCGGAGTTAAATCAATTATGGATCGGTGTTGATGCTTATGATATCTCAACTAAAGAAATGTTTCAAATGCGAGCTGCATTGTTTTGTACAATTAGTGACTTTCCTGGTCTTGATAACTTATCTGGGTGGAATACACACACATTGCTTGCTTGTCCATCTTGTATGTTTGATACAAAATCTAAAAGGCTGAGATTTGGTAAGAAAAATTGTTTCATGGGTCACCGCCAATATTTACCCCCTGATCATAAGTATAGGTACAATACAAAATCTTTTGATGGATGTGAGGAACATAGTCTTGCCCCTCTTCAAATGTCAGGTTCAGATACACTACGGCAAATTGAGGAGTATCTCAAAAAGGCTCATGATGAGGGTACAAGTGAGGCAGGCCCACAACAATGGAAgaaaaaaagtatattttggaATCTACCTTATTGGGAGCATAATCTTATCCGACATTGCCTTGATATGATGCACATAGAAAAGAATGTATGTGACAATGTATTGTTCACGGTGCTTGATGACAAAATTCGAACAAAGGATAACCTTTCCGCTCGTAAAGACTTGCAAGTCATGGGGATTAGACCGAGTCTTCATCCATATCCAAATCCTAATTCCTCTAAATTTCCTCACTCATGCTTTAAAATGAAAAATAGGGAGAAAGACATGTTCCTAAAAATTCTTAAGGATGTGGTTTTTCCTGACAGTTACGCATCAAATATTTCTAGATGTGTTGATACTAAGAAACGCAAAATCTCTGGTCTAAAAAGTCATGATTCACACATTCTAATGGAACATCTTCTACCAATTGCTTTTAGAAAATCGCTTCCAAGAGAAGTTGCTTCAGTGTTAATTGAGTTATGTAACTACTTTAGGGAAATATCATCCAAGGTTCTAGATGTCAAGAATATTGAGAAACTACAACAACGAATTGCTCTGACCCTTTGCCATATGGAAATGATATTTCCACCTTCTTTTTTCACTGTTATGATTCATTTAGTCATTCATTTGGGAGAGGAAGCAATGATTGCTGGTCCAGTGCATTATAGATGGATGTATCCTGTTGAAag GACCCTTGGCCATTTAAAATCATATGTCCGTAACAAAGCTACACCAGAAGGTTGCATAGCTGAAGGTTATATTATGGAAGAATGCCTTACATTCTGTTCAAGATATTTTGAAGATGGGGATATTGAAACAAGGTTCAATCGACCAAGACGCAATGACGATGATAATGGTGTCAATGCTAGTAGTGAATCTACTATCTTATCAAATATATTTCCAGCATTAGGTAAGCCTATTGGAGCCATCAAGATTGTTACCCTTTCACTCTTGGATAAGATACAAGCTCATCGTTACGTGTTAACTAATTGTGAATTAGTAGACAAATTTCGTGA GAAGTGCAAAATTGAGGTCTCAAGGATGCATCGTGGAAAGAGAAATTCCTCTAAACTTGTGGAAGAATACGTTCACAAACATTTTCACGAGTGGTTTCAACAATAT GTTGCAAGAAATGTTGATCCAGATATTTCTACTGAAATTAGTTGGCTTGCAAATGGACCAAATGACATTGCTAGGAGATTTAGTGGGTATAACATTCGTGGATTTAAGTTCCGAACAAAAAGGAAAGAGCAAGGTTTGAGAACTCAAAATAGTGGTGTTGTTATGTCAGCTATTACTAAGAGGTTTTCAACTACAGGGGAGCCTATTGAAAAATCAAGTGATGACATATACTATGGAAAATTGGATGATATCATAGAGCTTGATTACTATGGAAAGCTAAGGGTTGTGCTTTTCAAATGTGTTTGGGTAGATAATAGACCTAACAAGGGAATCAAGATAGATAAATTTGGAATATCGAGTGTTAATTTTTCTCGGTTGATACACACCGGTGTGAATGAATTAGATGAACCGTTCATCCTTGCAACTGATGCTAGAATGGTATATTATGTTGATGATCCatttgaagaaggttggtctTGTGTATGTCATATGAAGCCTAGAGACATATATGACATGGGAGATATTAACTTCATAGACTCTGAAGAAATGATAATGGAAGATATTCCTTTTTGTGAGCAAAATGTGGAGAACATAGAAGAACTACAATTAGTGCAAGAAGGTGACAATGAACAAGAATCAAATGTTAACATGGAAGAAAACGTACCCGATGGAACAAATATTGATGAAGATCATAATGGTTATAGTGATGAAAATGATAATGCGATGTTAGAGTAG